The Stratiformator vulcanicus genome has a segment encoding these proteins:
- the tilS gene encoding tRNA lysidine(34) synthetase TilS yields MIDTVRRCLARFELSPRQLLVAVSGGPDSIALLRALAEIAATSHGGAPTAAHVDHRLRSESSEDAAWVADECRRLGIACHIRTADVPQAMASEAGSLEESARRLRYENLTALADELDLPTVATAHTRNDQVETILHHIVRGTGLEGLGGMPEMRPLNEKIQLLRPMLDVSKAEVLRYLESCEQQFLVDSTNRDERFTRNRLRHQLIPLLTQQYNPAIEESLLRLGQTASEAQAALRSIAIEKSRTALIMREADRLVVATGPIASLPRHLIREVWVVLWNESNWPRAGMGKAEWEALADVTVGNRTAVSLPDLVEARRHVDRVIAIRRIRSSNE; encoded by the coding sequence ATGATTGATACCGTTCGCCGGTGCTTAGCCCGGTTCGAACTCTCGCCTCGTCAGTTGCTCGTTGCCGTTTCCGGCGGCCCAGACAGCATCGCGCTGCTGAGGGCACTCGCGGAAATCGCCGCCACAAGTCACGGCGGCGCACCGACTGCCGCGCATGTCGATCATCGACTTCGCTCTGAATCATCCGAGGATGCCGCATGGGTCGCTGACGAATGTCGACGCCTCGGCATCGCGTGCCACATTCGGACGGCGGATGTCCCGCAGGCGATGGCGAGCGAAGCCGGATCGCTTGAGGAGTCGGCCCGCCGACTGCGATATGAGAACCTGACTGCTCTCGCCGATGAACTGGATTTGCCGACGGTCGCCACCGCTCATACACGCAACGATCAGGTCGAGACGATCTTGCATCACATCGTCCGGGGGACCGGTTTGGAGGGGCTCGGCGGAATGCCGGAGATGCGGCCGCTGAATGAGAAGATTCAGTTGCTCCGACCGATGCTGGACGTCAGCAAGGCAGAGGTCCTGCGTTATCTCGAGAGCTGCGAGCAGCAATTTCTCGTCGATTCGACGAATCGCGACGAACGATTCACTCGGAATCGACTGCGTCATCAACTCATCCCGCTCCTGACGCAGCAGTACAATCCGGCAATCGAGGAGAGTTTGTTGCGTCTTGGGCAAACGGCCTCGGAGGCCCAAGCGGCCCTGCGAAGCATCGCGATCGAGAAGTCACGGACCGCGTTGATCATGCGGGAAGCCGATCGCCTTGTCGTTGCGACCGGACCGATCGCCTCGCTACCAAGGCATCTGATTCGCGAGGTATGGGTGGTGTTGTGGAACGAATCGAATTGGCCCCGCGCCGGGATGGGCAAGGCGGAGTGGGAGGCCCTGGCGGACGTGACCGTCGGCAATCGCACCGCCGTTTCGCTCCCCGACCTCGTCGAGGCCCGCCGTCACGTCGACCGAGTCATCGCGATTCGTCGCATTCGCAGTTCCAACGAATGA
- a CDS encoding MFS transporter yields the protein MSAEGSSTAAAKPSHNQVLFWGCFIALITTSFAFVGRLSLLNVWAAEFSLDPAETGRLAGIGIWPFAVSIIGFSLFIDRIGYKTAMIVAFIGHLTWTVMAVTAYYVEDKEVGFQLLYWGSLIVSLANGSVEAFINPVVATMFSDAKTKWLNILHAGWPAGLVVTGLFVMGVDAYDAGAESVTPWAVKVGVIGLPTLIYFIMLIGQSFPESERVAAGVSYRDMLREFGIGGALVVGFLLTLQLMDFFSGGDTATLALWQKLMFIGIGVGVVAAFGAYTRSIGNPMLLFLILIMMPLATTEIGTDGWITAIMEGAAENIPEGVPFHPAMVLVYTSAIMLVLRFFAGPLVHLVSPLGLLAISAILAIGGLTWLSSAQAIGILGAATLYGVGKTFFWPTMLGVVSEQCPRGGAFTLNAISGIGMLAVGTLGFPYIGILQSDAQKSALVASEELNEALPGLVENDKLQPVTPKASYEVLKYTAIDDAALTSLIEEEAGSAEAATELKEKVKSVRDRSNQKALLTMAAFPTFMLVCYLILVIYFRTKGGYKAEVLTHDPGEKADEFAGGVAAAVE from the coding sequence GTGAGCGCCGAAGGGAGCAGCACCGCTGCCGCGAAACCCAGCCACAACCAAGTCCTGTTTTGGGGCTGCTTTATCGCCCTAATTACAACGTCATTCGCGTTCGTCGGGCGATTAAGCCTGTTGAATGTCTGGGCCGCCGAGTTCAGTCTCGATCCGGCCGAGACCGGTCGGCTCGCCGGGATCGGTATCTGGCCGTTCGCGGTCAGCATCATCGGGTTCAGCCTGTTCATCGATCGCATCGGCTACAAGACGGCGATGATCGTCGCCTTCATCGGGCATTTAACGTGGACCGTGATGGCGGTCACCGCCTACTACGTTGAAGACAAAGAAGTCGGTTTCCAGTTGCTCTACTGGGGCAGCCTGATCGTCTCGCTGGCGAATGGATCGGTCGAAGCGTTCATCAATCCGGTCGTCGCGACGATGTTCAGTGATGCCAAAACAAAATGGCTCAACATTTTACACGCGGGCTGGCCGGCCGGACTGGTCGTCACCGGTCTGTTCGTCATGGGGGTGGATGCCTACGACGCCGGTGCTGAGTCGGTCACTCCGTGGGCCGTCAAAGTCGGGGTCATCGGCCTGCCGACCTTAATCTACTTCATCATGCTGATCGGCCAGAGCTTCCCGGAGAGTGAACGAGTCGCCGCTGGCGTCAGTTATCGCGACATGTTGCGAGAATTCGGGATCGGCGGAGCGCTCGTTGTCGGATTCCTGCTCACGCTGCAGTTGATGGACTTCTTCTCGGGCGGAGACACCGCGACATTGGCGTTGTGGCAGAAGCTGATGTTTATCGGCATTGGCGTCGGGGTTGTCGCTGCATTCGGGGCCTATACGCGGTCGATCGGTAATCCGATGTTGCTGTTCCTCATTCTGATCATGATGCCGCTGGCAACGACGGAAATCGGAACAGATGGTTGGATCACCGCGATCATGGAAGGAGCTGCTGAGAACATTCCCGAAGGCGTCCCGTTCCACCCCGCGATGGTTCTGGTTTACACGTCGGCGATCATGCTCGTGCTACGGTTCTTCGCCGGTCCGCTCGTTCACTTGGTCTCGCCACTCGGCCTGCTGGCGATCAGCGCGATTCTGGCGATCGGCGGTCTGACCTGGCTCAGTTCCGCTCAAGCAATCGGGATTCTTGGTGCGGCAACGCTCTACGGCGTGGGTAAAACATTCTTCTGGCCGACAATGCTTGGCGTTGTGTCCGAGCAATGTCCGCGAGGGGGTGCCTTTACGCTCAATGCGATCAGCGGCATCGGAATGCTCGCCGTCGGTACGCTCGGATTCCCTTATATTGGCATCCTGCAGTCGGACGCGCAGAAGAGCGCTCTGGTCGCCTCCGAAGAACTCAACGAAGCATTACCCGGTCTGGTGGAAAACGACAAACTTCAGCCGGTCACGCCGAAGGCGAGCTACGAAGTCCTCAAGTACACGGCAATCGATGATGCCGCTTTGACATCGCTGATCGAGGAAGAGGCCGGCTCCGCGGAAGCAGCGACGGAGTTGAAGGAGAAGGTCAAGAGCGTGCGTGACCGCAGTAATCAGAAGGCACTCTTAACAATGGCTGCCTTCCCGACCTTCATGCTGGTCTGCTATCTGATTCTGGTGATCTACTTCCGGACCAAAGGCGGTTACAAAGCCGAGGTACTAACTCATGATCCCGGCGAGAAAGCCGACGAGTTTGCCGGCGGAGTTGCCGCGGCAGTGGAGTGA
- the rimK gene encoding 30S ribosomal protein S6--L-glutamate ligase: MKIAILSRDESLYSTRRLTHVAERNGHSVRVIDYLRCSMDITSKRPRVLYQGDELKRFDAVIPRIGVSQTFYGTAVVRQFETMGVRSLNSSTAISCSRDKLRSMQQLAAAGLPMPTTGFAHLTKDIGALIDLVGGPPLVIKLLEGTQGIGVILAESRNVAEAVIEAFRGLDANILVQQYVAEAHGIDYRALVVGGEVVAAIERRAEAGGFRSNLHRGGKARRIDLSTEMIDVAVKAAEVSGLNLAGIDLLPSDRGPLVMEVNSSPGLEGVEKATQINVAGEIIGFLESDSE, translated from the coding sequence ATGAAAATCGCGATTCTGTCACGGGATGAGTCGCTCTATTCGACCCGTCGGCTGACCCACGTGGCCGAGCGAAACGGCCACTCCGTCCGGGTCATCGACTATCTTCGCTGCTCGATGGACATCACGTCAAAGCGACCGCGGGTTCTCTATCAGGGCGATGAGCTCAAGCGATTCGACGCGGTCATCCCGCGTATCGGTGTCTCGCAAACATTTTACGGGACTGCCGTCGTGCGGCAGTTCGAAACAATGGGGGTCCGCTCACTAAATTCGTCGACCGCTATCAGTTGCTCGCGAGATAAGCTCCGCTCGATGCAACAGCTCGCCGCGGCCGGCCTCCCGATGCCGACGACCGGCTTCGCTCATCTGACAAAAGACATCGGAGCCCTCATCGATCTAGTCGGCGGGCCGCCGTTGGTCATCAAGTTGTTGGAAGGAACGCAGGGCATCGGTGTGATTCTCGCGGAATCGAGGAATGTGGCCGAAGCCGTCATCGAAGCCTTTCGCGGACTCGATGCGAATATCCTCGTCCAACAATACGTCGCCGAAGCCCACGGGATCGACTACCGCGCTTTGGTCGTCGGAGGTGAAGTCGTTGCTGCGATCGAACGGCGGGCCGAGGCAGGGGGGTTCCGGTCGAATCTGCATCGCGGCGGCAAAGCCCGTCGCATCGATTTGTCGACAGAGATGATCGATGTCGCCGTCAAAGCCGCGGAGGTCAGCGGCTTGAACCTCGCCGGCATCGATCTCCTGCCGTCCGATCGCGGCCCGCTTGTGATGGAGGTCAACTCCTCACCCGGGCTTGAGGGCGTCGAGAAAGCGACTCAGATCAACGTCGCCGGCGAGATCATCGGATTTCTTGAAAGTGATTCCGAATGA